The following are encoded in a window of Poecile atricapillus isolate bPoeAtr1 chromosome 3, bPoeAtr1.hap1, whole genome shotgun sequence genomic DNA:
- the GREM2 gene encoding gremlin-2, giving the protein MVWKFALSVFLMAAVVRVSDTRKNRPAGAIPSPYKGSGSNHSERRQQLNKEVLASSQEALVVTERKYLKSDWCKTQPLRQTVSEEGCISRTIINRFCYGQCNSFYIPRHVKKEEESFQSCAFCKPHKVTSSTVQLECPELDPPFRLKKIQKVKQCRCMSVNLNSSGKL; this is encoded by the coding sequence ATGGTTTGGAAATTTGCCTTGTCCGTTTTTCTGATGGCAGCAGTGGTTCGAGTATCGGACACCAGGAAGAACCGCCCTGCAGGTGCCATTCCCTCCCCGTACAAAGGCAGCGGCAGCAACCACTCGGAGCggaggcagcagctgaacaagGAGGTGTTGGCCTCCAGCCAGGAGGCCCTCGTGGTCACCGAGAGGAAGTACCTCAAGAGCGACTGGTGCAAGACACAGCCGCTGCGGCAGACTGTCAGCGAGGAGGGCTGCATCAGCCGCACCATCATCAACCGCTTCTGCTATGGGCAGTGCAACTCCTTCTACATCCCGCGGCACGTCAAGAAGGAGGAGGAGTCCTTCCAGTCCTGTGCTTTCTGCAAGCCACACAAGGTCACCTCTTCAACCGTGCAGCTGGAGTGCCCCGAGCTGGACCCACCGTTCCGACTCAAGAAAATCCAGAAGGTCAAGCAGTGCCGGTGCATGTCTGTGAATCTGAACAGCTCAGGCAAACTGTGA